From Denitrovibrio acetiphilus DSM 12809, the proteins below share one genomic window:
- a CDS encoding HAD-IIB family hydrolase yields the protein MLSSKNDGLYVMLISVHGLIRWEEPELGRDSDTGGQVKYVLELLDNLAKHEKVERAELITRQVFDRKVSADYSVKVEKTDSGGILSRIPFGPNRYLRKERLWPYLDTLVENILRHIKKIGRVPDVIHAHYADAGYVGSQLSHYIGVPLIFTGHSLGNDKIRTLLEKGMTYEEAEKLYNITRRIKAEETALRFAKAVITSTRHEAKTQYADYRNYRPKKIHVMPPGVYLDKFFKYKGNIKKLSVYEKVTRFLDKPEKPLILSLSRADDKKNITTLLDAYGQNDELQKAANMLVVAGNREDINTMPAGAKKVLTDMLVKIDKYNLYGKIAYPKTHHSEQVVEFYQLAQGLKGVFVNPALVEPFGLTILEATASGLPVVATNDGGPTEILKNCKNGLLVDPTDSDAMGQAILTAVTDSKLNKQWAASGVANINKFYTWKGHVGKYIKLVERIKNKDRKGYYTMKSASRITGVNRLLVTDIDNTLLGSEEALERFKEFYSENSGKFVFCVATGRHLNSAKEVLKENGVPTPDIFITSVGSEIYYTSELKRDSLWSDHIGVDWKPNEIKKLMKDIVGVTPQPVNGMRDFKISYFYDEQKFMGTRRLTRIFQDADIKAKIIISHNQYLDILPVRASKGLAVKAVAFRWDIPFENILVAGDSGNDTDMLNGSISGVVVGNYSEELEKLKGRENVFFSEEEYADGILDGVKHYEFIK from the coding sequence ATGCTGTCTTCAAAAAATGATGGGCTTTATGTAATGCTGATAAGTGTGCACGGGCTTATCAGGTGGGAAGAACCGGAGCTTGGGCGTGATTCCGACACGGGCGGGCAGGTCAAATATGTTCTGGAGCTGCTGGATAATCTTGCCAAGCATGAAAAAGTTGAAAGGGCAGAGCTGATCACCAGGCAGGTTTTTGACAGAAAGGTCAGTGCTGACTACTCTGTAAAGGTCGAAAAGACTGATTCAGGCGGGATACTCTCACGTATTCCTTTCGGACCGAACAGATATCTAAGAAAAGAAAGGCTCTGGCCGTATCTGGACACCCTTGTCGAAAATATATTGAGGCACATAAAGAAAATCGGACGTGTTCCGGACGTTATACATGCGCACTATGCCGATGCCGGATATGTCGGCTCGCAGCTTTCGCATTATATAGGAGTCCCTCTGATCTTTACAGGGCACTCGCTGGGGAATGACAAGATACGAACACTCCTTGAAAAAGGGATGACATACGAGGAAGCGGAAAAGCTCTATAATATCACACGCAGAATAAAAGCGGAGGAGACGGCGCTTCGTTTTGCAAAAGCGGTGATAACCAGCACACGACACGAAGCAAAAACACAGTATGCAGACTATCGCAATTACAGACCGAAAAAGATACATGTTATGCCTCCCGGCGTTTATCTGGATAAGTTCTTTAAATACAAAGGTAATATAAAAAAGCTAAGTGTTTATGAGAAAGTGACCCGTTTTCTGGATAAGCCTGAAAAGCCACTTATCTTGTCACTCTCCCGGGCTGATGATAAAAAGAATATAACAACTTTGCTAGATGCATACGGGCAGAATGATGAGCTTCAGAAGGCTGCTAATATGCTTGTCGTTGCAGGGAACAGAGAAGACATAAACACTATGCCTGCGGGTGCGAAGAAAGTGCTGACAGACATGCTGGTGAAGATTGATAAATATAACCTGTACGGCAAAATCGCATACCCGAAAACACACCACTCGGAACAGGTAGTGGAGTTTTATCAGCTTGCGCAGGGGCTGAAGGGTGTTTTTGTTAACCCTGCACTGGTAGAACCTTTCGGGCTGACGATTTTAGAGGCGACAGCTTCAGGTCTTCCTGTTGTGGCGACTAACGACGGAGGTCCGACGGAGATACTGAAGAACTGCAAAAACGGACTGCTGGTTGACCCGACGGATTCGGATGCGATGGGGCAGGCTATTTTAACCGCTGTGACAGACTCCAAGCTGAACAAACAGTGGGCGGCGTCAGGCGTTGCAAATATCAACAAGTTCTACACATGGAAAGGTCATGTGGGGAAATACATAAAACTTGTTGAAAGGATCAAGAACAAAGACAGAAAAGGATATTATACTATGAAGAGTGCAAGCAGGATCACCGGAGTGAACAGGCTTCTGGTTACCGACATTGACAATACACTTCTCGGCTCTGAAGAGGCACTGGAACGTTTCAAAGAATTTTATAGCGAAAACAGCGGAAAGTTTGTTTTCTGTGTCGCCACAGGGCGGCATCTTAACAGTGCTAAGGAGGTTCTGAAAGAGAACGGTGTGCCTACGCCGGATATATTTATAACCTCTGTGGGGAGTGAGATTTATTATACCAGCGAACTGAAACGGGACAGCCTGTGGTCTGACCACATCGGTGTTGACTGGAAACCGAATGAGATAAAAAAACTGATGAAGGATATTGTGGGTGTTACCCCCCAGCCTGTGAACGGTATGAGGGATTTCAAGATTTCTTATTTCTATGACGAGCAGAAATTTATGGGGACAAGAAGACTCACCCGTATTTTTCAGGATGCAGATATAAAAGCGAAAATAATTATTTCCCATAACCAGTATCTCGACATTCTGCCTGTCCGTGCATCTAAGGGGCTGGCGGTTAAGGCTGTTGCCTTCCGGTGGGACATACCGTTTGAGAATATCCTTGTGGCGGGAGATTCAGGAAATGACACAGATATGCTGAACGGCTCCATATCAGGAGTTGTTGTTGGTAATTACAGCGAGGAGCTTGAAAAGCTCAAAGGGCGGGAAAATGTCTTCTTCAGCGAGGAAGAGTATGCAGACGGAATACTTGACGGAGTAAAACACTATGAATTTATCAAATAA